TAAAAATGCTTCAGTGGCTTTGTGAGAAAGCAAGTACTGATTACCAAACTTTTTCTTTGCAAATAAGAAATATTATTAATACTTAGGGGAGGTTTTTGGATGGATGTGGCAAAGGTAATATTGTTAATTGCTTTTGGTAGCTCTTTGGTTTCTATTATTTATGCTGTTATAAGTGCTTATTTAGTTATGTCAAAAGAAGAAGGCACGCAACGCATGAAGGATATAGCAAGAGCTATCCAAGAAGGTGCCTATGCATTTTTAGCAAGAGAGTATAAATACATAGCAATAGTTGCTATTGTGATTTTTGCTATTTTATGGGCTTTGGGTTCTGTATCAAGCCATTTTGGTCTACTCACAGCAATGGGATATTTGCTTGGAGCTTTTTTATCTGGGCTTGCAGGGTTTATCGGTATGGTGGTTTCCGTAAAAAGCAATGTTAGAACAGCAAATATTGCAAAAGAAGGGTTAAAAAAAGCTTTAAGATTATCTTTTACAGGTGCTTCTGTTACAGGTTTTCTAGTTACAGGTTTTGGACTATTGGCAATTGCAGGTTTTTATTATATATCCGTTTATTTACTTGGAAACTCTGTAGATCATACAATAAAAGCACTAATTGGACTTGCTTTTGGTACAAGCTTAATTAGCGTGTTTGCAAGACTTGGAGGTGGCATTTACACAAAAGCGGCAGATGTTGGAGCTGATCTTGTAGGTAAAGTTGAAGCAGGTATACCAGAAGATGATCCAAGAAATCCTGCAGTAATAGCTGATAATGTAGGAGATAACGTAGGAGACTGTGCTGGTATGGCTGCAGACGTGTTTGAGACATTTACAGTTACCACAGTTGCAGTTATGATATTAGGTCATACCATATTTGATAAAAATGGCATACTTGGTATTGCGGCAGCTTTTCCGTTAGCTATTGGTTCAATTGCTGCAATAGCAGGAATCATAAGTACTATTTTTGTTAGGTTAGGTAGATCGGGATATATAATGGGTGCATTTTATAGAGGGCTTGTTGCAACTGCAATTATTTCTCTTGTAGCAATATGGTTTATTATTAAAAAAGTAATTCCTGTTAATGGATTAGGTGGATATTCTCAAACAGATATTTTTATTCCAGCTGTTATAGGCATGGTGTTGGTAGGTGCTATAATGCTTATTACGGAATATTATACTTCCTATAGTTTTGGACCGGTTAAATCTATAGCAAAAGCAAGTGTTACAGGACATGCTACAAATATAATACAAGGTATGTCAGTAATGTATAAAGCTCCTGCTCTTCCAGCTATAGTAATTGCTCTTACTATCTACTTTTCATATCATTTTGCAGGACTGTATGGTATTGGAATTGCTGTTGCCTCAATGCTTTCTTTGACGGGAATGATCATATCGGTAGATTCATTCGGTCCAATCACAGATAATGCAGGAGGGATAGCTGAAATGGCGGAAATGGATGAGTCAGTTAGAAAAGCAACAGATCCGCTAGATGCAGTAGGAAATACTACAAAAGCAGTTACAAAAGGTTTTGCTATTGGATCAGCTGCTTTAGCAGCTTTGGTGCTTTTTGTTGAGTATGTAACAGGTTTACATATAGCCACTAATTTTGACTTGAGTAATCCAAGAGTAATAGTTGGTTTATTACTAGGTGGATTATTACCATTTTACTTTGGAGCTATGCTTATGGCTGCTGTTGGACAAGCCGGTGGATCTATGGTGGAAGAAGTAAGAAGGCAATTTAAAGAAATTAAAGGCATCTTAGAAGGAAAAGCAAAACCTGACTATGCAGCATGCGTAGATATTGTTACAAAAGCTTCAATTAAAAAAATGGTTGCCCCGGGGTTAATACCAGTTTTTGCTCCAATTATTGTTTATCTATTTTTTGGACCCGTAGCATTAGGAGCCATGTTAATTGGTGCCATTTTAACGGGATTTTTTTTAGCAGTTGCAATGACAAGCGGTGGTGGAGCATGGGATAATGCTAAAAAATATATAGAGAACGGTAATTTTGGAGGTAAAGGTAGTGAAGCACATAAGGCAGCTGTGACAGGAGATACCGTAGGTGATCCGACAAAAGATACAGCGGGACCAGCAATTAATCCTATGATAAAAGTAGTAAACCTTGTTGCTATTTTAATTTTATTAGCAATTTAGAAAAAGGAGGTATATATGTCTGGTTTAATTAAGCCACATGGTTCAGATGTTCTTAAGCCTTTATTAATAGAAGGAAAGGAACGAGAAGAGGAACTAAAAAGGTCTAAAACCTTAAAACAGATTCCCATAAATAGCAGGGAAAGAGATGATCTTATTATGATGGGTATTGGTGGTTTTACTCCTTTAGATGGTTTTATGGGGTATGATGATTGGAAAAGCGTGTGTTTGGATTATAAGATGACTAATGGTGTTTTTTGGCCAATTCCTATTACACTCTCAGCTACAAAAGATTTATCCGATAGTTTACCTATAGGTTCTGAAGCAGCATTAATAGATGAAGAAACTTCAGAGGTTATGGGTATTATTAAAGTACAAGAAAAATATCCTATGAACTCTACAGATAAAACATTTGAATGCCAACAAGTATTCAGAACAACAGATATAGAGCATCCCGGTGTAGCTAAAGTAATGTCACAAAAAGAAATGAATATTTCAGGGTCAGTAAAAGTTCTTAGCGAAGGATATTATCCCAAAGAGTTTGCAGATATATATATGAGACCCGCAGAAAGCAGAAAAAGATTTGAAGAGATGGGATGGAAAACCATTGCAGCACTCCAATTAAGAAATCCAATGCACAGATCTCATGAATATTTAGCAAAGATAGCCATTGAGGTTGTAGATGGTGTGTTTATACACCAACTCCTTGGAAAGCTTAAACCAGGAGACATACCTGCTGATATAAGAACTAAGTGTATTAATGTTTTAGTTGAGAAATATTTTGTGAAAAACACTGTGTTAATGGGTGGATACCCACTAGAAATGCGTTACGCTGGTCCTAGAGAAGCATTATTACATGCTGTTTTTAGACAAAATTTTGGTTGCACTCACTTAATTATAGGGCGTGACCATGCAGGAGTTGGTAATTATTACGGTCCTTTTGATGCACAAAAAATATTTGATGAAATACCTGAAGACGCTTTAAAAATTAAACCATTTAAAATTGACTGGACTTTTTATTGTTATAAATGTAGGGGAATGGCTTCTACGAGAACGTGTCCNNNNNNNNNNAACGTGTCCTCATTCAAATGAAGATCGTTTAATATTAAGCGGAACGGCTTTAAGAAAAGCTTTATCTGAAGGTAAAGAAGTGTCAGAAGATTTTAGTAGACCTGAGGTTTTGGAAATTTTGAAGGATTATTATGCACATTTGGAAAATAAAGTCGAAATAAAAATGCATGCAGCCGCTGAAGGTATAGGAATGGGTAAAAAATAAATTTATTTAAAGGAGGTTTTTATGCCAAGTTTTGTAATTACGGAAAAGTGTGATGGATGC
This genomic interval from Desulfurella sp. contains the following:
- a CDS encoding sodium-translocating pyrophosphatase — its product is MDVAKVILLIAFGSSLVSIIYAVISAYLVMSKEEGTQRMKDIARAIQEGAYAFLAREYKYIAIVAIVIFAILWALGSVSSHFGLLTAMGYLLGAFLSGLAGFIGMVVSVKSNVRTANIAKEGLKKALRLSFTGASVTGFLVTGFGLLAIAGFYYISVYLLGNSVDHTIKALIGLAFGTSLISVFARLGGGIYTKAADVGADLVGKVEAGIPEDDPRNPAVIADNVGDNVGDCAGMAADVFETFTVTTVAVMILGHTIFDKNGILGIAAAFPLAIGSIAAIAGIISTIFVRLGRSGYIMGAFYRGLVATAIISLVAIWFIIKKVIPVNGLGGYSQTDIFIPAVIGMVLVGAIMLITEYYTSYSFGPVKSIAKASVTGHATNIIQGMSVMYKAPALPAIVIALTIYFSYHFAGLYGIGIAVASMLSLTGMIISVDSFGPITDNAGGIAEMAEMDESVRKATDPLDAVGNTTKAVTKGFAIGSAALAALVLFVEYVTGLHIATNFDLSNPRVIVGLLLGGLLPFYFGAMLMAAVGQAGGSMVEEVRRQFKEIKGILEGKAKPDYAACVDIVTKASIKKMVAPGLIPVFAPIIVYLFFGPVALGAMLIGAILTGFFLAVAMTSGGGAWDNAKKYIENGNFGGKGSEAHKAAVTGDTVGDPTKDTAGPAINPMIKVVNLVAILILLAI
- the sat gene encoding sulfate adenylyltransferase is translated as MSGLIKPHGSDVLKPLLIEGKEREEELKRSKTLKQIPINSRERDDLIMMGIGGFTPLDGFMGYDDWKSVCLDYKMTNGVFWPIPITLSATKDLSDSLPIGSEAALIDEETSEVMGIIKVQEKYPMNSTDKTFECQQVFRTTDIEHPGVAKVMSQKEMNISGSVKVLSEGYYPKEFADIYMRPAESRKRFEEMGWKTIAALQLRNPMHRSHEYLAKIAIEVVDGVFIHQLLGKLKPGDIPADIRTKCINVLVEKYFVKNTVLMGGYPLEMRYAGPREALLHAVFRQNFGCTHLIIGRDHAGVGNYYGPFDAQKIFDEIPEDALKIKPFKIDWTFYCYKCRGMASTRTCP